In a single window of the Acidobacteriota bacterium genome:
- a CDS encoding ABC transporter permease, whose protein sequence is MSEWLKRFLPFISLIVLCALIPLAEYFVLGQDPKFITSGNLAAIARQTAVITIMAMGMTMVMVSGGIDLSVGSIVGLAGVVGSMAMVKGGMPAAVGFLVCVLVGAASGLVNGAAISALKIPAFIVTLGGMGIYRGLALYLCEGNAVVGLPQSAGYLAEKNLFGSIPLPLLMVVAIALIVHFVLSSTQLGRFCYAMGSNIEAARYAGIRVTRYQILYYTILGALAGLAGAIDTSRTVTGQPNAGEGYELNVIAAVVIGGGSLSGGQGTVVGTIIGSLIMGVLANGGNLLQISPFIQKIVIGSVIVLAVTFDEFQRRRVETAEA, encoded by the coding sequence ATGTCAGAGTGGCTTAAACGCTTCTTGCCGTTCATCAGTCTGATCGTGTTATGCGCCTTGATTCCGCTGGCGGAATACTTTGTGTTGGGGCAGGACCCAAAATTCATCACTTCCGGCAACTTAGCGGCGATTGCACGGCAAACCGCAGTCATCACCATTATGGCCATGGGAATGACGATGGTGATGGTGTCGGGCGGCATTGATCTTTCCGTCGGCTCCATCGTCGGTTTGGCCGGAGTCGTTGGCTCAATGGCGATGGTCAAAGGCGGGATGCCAGCGGCTGTGGGCTTTCTGGTTTGCGTGCTGGTCGGCGCTGCCAGCGGCCTGGTCAATGGAGCGGCAATTTCAGCCCTGAAGATTCCTGCTTTTATCGTCACGCTTGGCGGAATGGGAATTTATCGCGGACTGGCGTTGTACCTTTGCGAAGGCAACGCCGTCGTCGGATTGCCGCAAAGCGCTGGCTATCTGGCAGAAAAAAATCTGTTCGGCTCCATTCCCCTGCCGCTATTGATGGTCGTCGCCATCGCGCTGATTGTTCATTTCGTGTTGAGCAGCACACAACTCGGACGGTTTTGTTACGCGATGGGCAGCAATATCGAAGCCGCCCGCTACGCAGGCATTCGCGTCACACGCTACCAGATTCTTTACTACACGATTCTCGGCGCGCTGGCCGGATTGGCTGGCGCGATTGACACGTCGCGAACCGTCACCGGTCAACCGAATGCAGGCGAAGGTTATGAACTGAATGTCATTGCCGCAGTCGTCATCGGCGGCGGCAGTTTGAGCGGTGGGCAAGGCACCGTCGTCGGCACGATTATCGGTTCGCTGATTATGGGCGTGCTGGCCAATGGCGGAAACCTGCTGCAAATTTCTCCGTTCATCCAAAAGATCGTGATCGGCTCAGTCATCGTGCTGGCCGTGACCTTTGACGAATTTCAACGGCGGCGCGTGGAAACCGCCGAAGCATAA
- a CDS encoding PD40 domain-containing protein: protein MRTITCLILLFCAAAYGFISFSGNAVSTQQQNTPTKDLKVAGEKHLANIKQLTFEGENAEAYFSQDGKKLIFQRAVKGDGCDQIFSMNLDGSNMKMLSNGEGKTTCSYFTPDKKSIVYASTFKADPKCPPKPDFSKGYVWALYPGFDIFKANLDGSNPKPLTTTDRYDAEATIRRDGTIVFTSLRDGDLDIYTMDKNGKNVKKLTNELGYDGGPFWSYDGKLIVYRAFHPETEAEKADYTSLLKENMIRPTKLDLWVMNPDGSGKRRVTNNGKANFAPFFFLNNKRIIFSSNIDDPRGRNFDLYAINIDGTGLERITLNDTFDGFPMFSPDGKKLVFCSNRNAAKQGDTNVFIADWVE from the coding sequence ATGCGAACGATCACGTGCTTGATTTTGCTTTTCTGTGCCGCAGCCTATGGCTTTATTTCCTTTTCAGGAAATGCGGTGTCAACGCAACAGCAAAATACTCCGACCAAGGACTTGAAAGTTGCTGGTGAAAAACACTTGGCGAACATCAAACAACTCACCTTCGAAGGTGAAAATGCCGAAGCCTATTTTTCTCAGGATGGCAAAAAGTTGATTTTCCAGCGCGCGGTGAAAGGCGACGGTTGCGACCAGATCTTTTCGATGAACCTGGATGGATCGAACATGAAAATGTTGTCGAACGGCGAAGGAAAAACGACTTGTTCGTACTTCACGCCGGACAAGAAATCCATCGTCTACGCTTCGACATTCAAAGCCGATCCGAAATGCCCGCCCAAGCCGGATTTTTCCAAAGGCTATGTTTGGGCGTTGTATCCCGGCTTTGACATATTCAAAGCCAACCTGGACGGATCGAATCCAAAGCCGTTGACCACAACAGACCGCTACGACGCCGAAGCCACGATTCGACGGGATGGCACGATTGTCTTCACCAGTTTGCGGGACGGCGATTTGGACATTTACACGATGGACAAAAACGGCAAGAACGTGAAGAAGCTGACGAACGAATTGGGCTATGACGGCGGGCCGTTTTGGAGTTACGACGGCAAACTGATTGTCTATCGTGCTTTCCATCCCGAAACCGAAGCCGAAAAAGCGGATTACACTTCATTGCTGAAAGAAAACATGATCCGCCCGACCAAGCTGGACCTGTGGGTGATGAATCCGGATGGTTCGGGTAAACGCCGCGTCACCAATAACGGCAAGGCCAATTTCGCGCCCTTCTTCTTCCTGAACAACAAACGGATCATCTTTTCCTCAAACATTGACGACCCGCGTGGTCGCAACTTTGACCTGTACGCCATCAACATTGATGGCACAGGATTGGAGCGGATTACGCTCAATGACACCTTTGACGGCTTTCCGATGTTTTCGCCGGACGGCAAAAAACTCGTCTTCTGCTCAAACCGCAATGCCGCCAAACAAGGCGACACCAACGTATTCATTGCCGATTGGGTGGAATAA
- the pnp gene encoding polyribonucleotide nucleotidyltransferase, whose protein sequence is MFLKQGINLGGREFSIETGRIAKQADGAVLVQQGETVVLITAVSARKPREGADFFPLTVDYREYGYAAGRIPGGYFKREGRPSEKEILTSRLTDRPIRPLFPEGYQHETQIISMVISADDENEPDVLSITGASAALYLSDIPFHNPIAGVRVGLVEGKYVVNPTYEELRNSLLNLIVAGSEEAIVMVEAGAKEVSEEVMLEALLFAHGEIKKLCQLQRSMFEAMGIKKREFQPKPVNETLLREIAEKYTGDMRDALNVQNKTKLESYTAIDDLKKKVIEGYPEDKPEVRAEAGVLFDHLKEAIFRDDILNNRRRPDGRRFSEIRPISIEAGILPRTHGSSLFTRGETQALVTSTLGTSQDVQYLDNLETGEFKRRFMLNYNFPPFSVGETGRTGSPGRREIGHGALAHRALDAVMPDESEFPYVVRVVSDITESNGSSSMATVCGGCLAMMDAGVPMKAPVAGVAMGLVMEEKKFAILTDIAGAEDHYGDMDFKVAGTRNGITALQMDIKITGLNPQILADALEQAKKGRMFILDKMAEVIAEPRQELSKYAPRIMTMQINPDKIRDVIGPGGKMIKSIVERTGAKIDVEDSGRISIATANGEAGEMAMQIIRELTAEAEIGKTYLGTVSRIVDFGAFIEILPGLDGLLHVSEIADYRVRDVRDELTEGQQIMVKCIGIEGNKIRLSRKALLNEKKGGGKEGRGNRRTNHDDDED, encoded by the coding sequence ATGTTTCTGAAACAAGGCATCAATTTAGGCGGTCGAGAGTTTTCAATTGAAACCGGCCGTATTGCAAAACAGGCTGACGGCGCGGTGCTGGTTCAGCAAGGGGAAACTGTTGTGCTGATCACAGCCGTTTCTGCACGCAAACCAAGAGAAGGCGCAGATTTTTTTCCGCTGACTGTTGATTATCGAGAATATGGTTACGCCGCCGGACGCATTCCGGGAGGTTATTTCAAACGTGAAGGTCGCCCCTCAGAAAAAGAAATTTTGACTTCCCGCCTGACAGATCGTCCCATCCGTCCGCTGTTTCCCGAAGGTTACCAACACGAAACTCAAATCATTTCGATGGTGATTTCGGCTGATGATGAAAACGAACCGGATGTGCTTTCTATTACCGGAGCCTCAGCGGCGCTATATTTATCGGATATTCCGTTCCACAACCCGATTGCAGGCGTTCGCGTTGGCCTGGTCGAAGGCAAATACGTCGTCAATCCAACCTATGAAGAGCTGCGCAATTCTCTGCTCAATCTGATCGTTGCGGGCAGCGAAGAAGCCATTGTGATGGTCGAGGCCGGAGCAAAGGAAGTTAGCGAAGAAGTGATGCTCGAAGCCCTGCTGTTCGCGCACGGCGAAATCAAAAAACTCTGCCAACTGCAACGTTCTATGTTCGAGGCAATGGGCATCAAAAAACGTGAGTTTCAACCCAAACCGGTCAACGAAACGTTGCTGCGTGAAATCGCTGAAAAATACACGGGCGATATGCGCGATGCGCTCAACGTCCAAAATAAAACCAAGCTGGAAAGCTATACGGCGATTGACGACCTGAAAAAGAAAGTCATCGAAGGTTACCCGGAAGATAAGCCGGAAGTTCGCGCTGAAGCAGGCGTGCTGTTCGACCATCTGAAAGAAGCCATTTTCCGCGATGATATTCTGAACAACCGTCGCCGTCCCGATGGACGCCGGTTTTCGGAAATTCGCCCGATTTCCATTGAAGCCGGCATTTTGCCGCGCACACACGGTTCCTCGTTGTTCACGCGCGGCGAAACGCAGGCGCTGGTCACTTCGACGTTGGGAACGTCGCAGGACGTTCAATATCTGGACAATTTAGAAACCGGCGAATTCAAACGCCGTTTCATGCTCAATTACAACTTCCCGCCGTTTTCGGTTGGTGAAACCGGTCGAACCGGCAGTCCTGGTCGCCGCGAAATCGGCCACGGAGCTTTGGCGCATCGCGCGTTGGATGCCGTCATGCCGGATGAATCCGAGTTTCCGTATGTCGTTCGCGTGGTATCGGACATCACGGAATCAAACGGTTCGTCTTCGATGGCGACGGTTTGCGGCGGCTGCTTGGCGATGATGGATGCCGGTGTTCCGATGAAAGCTCCGGTTGCAGGCGTCGCGATGGGTTTGGTGATGGAAGAAAAGAAATTCGCCATCCTGACCGATATCGCCGGAGCTGAAGATCATTATGGCGACATGGATTTCAAAGTCGCTGGAACGCGCAACGGCATCACGGCTCTGCAAATGGACATCAAGATTACGGGATTGAATCCGCAAATTCTGGCTGATGCTCTGGAACAGGCGAAAAAAGGCCGCATGTTCATTTTGGACAAAATGGCCGAGGTGATTGCTGAACCTCGCCAGGAGCTGAGCAAATACGCGCCTAGAATCATGACCATGCAGATCAATCCCGACAAGATTCGCGACGTCATTGGCCCAGGTGGCAAGATGATCAAATCCATCGTCGAGCGCACCGGCGCGAAAATTGATGTGGAAGATTCCGGACGTATTTCCATCGCAACCGCCAACGGTGAAGCCGGTGAAATGGCCATGCAGATCATTCGCGAATTGACGGCGGAGGCAGAAATCGGCAAGACCTATCTCGGTACGGTTTCGCGAATCGTGGATTTCGGTGCTTTCATTGAAATTCTGCCAGGCCTTGACGGATTGCTGCACGTTTCGGAAATCGCCGATTATCGCGTCCGCGACGTTCGAGATGAGCTGACCGAAGGCCAGCAAATCATGGTCAAATGCATCGGCATTGAAGGCAACAAGATTCGCTTGAGCCGAAAGGCGCTGCTCAATGAAAAGAAAGGCGGCGGCAAAGAAGGCCGAGGCAATCGCCGAACCAACCACGACGACGATGAAGACTGA
- the rpsO gene encoding 30S ribosomal protein S15: MALAKEAKLGIISQYKTHGSDTGSPEVQVALMTTRILELQEHFKTHKKDHHSRRGLLKLVQQRRKMLEYLKSTDINRYHELINRLGLRK, encoded by the coding sequence ATGGCTTTAGCAAAAGAGGCTAAATTAGGCATTATCTCTCAGTACAAGACGCACGGCAGTGATACTGGCTCCCCAGAAGTGCAAGTTGCACTGATGACGACGCGTATCCTTGAACTGCAAGAACACTTTAAAACCCACAAGAAAGATCACCACTCGCGCCGTGGCTTGCTCAAGCTGGTACAACAGCGTCGGAAAATGTTGGAGTATCTCAAGAGCACGGACATTAATCGGTATCATGAATTGATCAATCGTCTAGGTCTGAGAAAATAA
- a CDS encoding DUF1553 domain-containing protein has product MKHARLLKLAGLMAALLLLAFSKTQTASSQILSTNKKPYWAFVKPVRPTTPSVKNQGWIRTPIDAFVLAKLEEKGLQPSPPADKRTLLRRVTFDLTGLPPTPLEISAFLADKSSNAYEKVVDQLLASPHYGERWAQHWLDVVRFGETNGFELDADREQAWRYRDYVVNSVNADKPYNQFLVEQIAGDELDPESFEMRVATGFLRAGPQHVVSGNLDKAELRQEWLTEVMFGVGNGILGLTVGCARCHDHKFDPIPQNDFYRLQAFFAASDNFDYRHPTKEQESAFQTATREQQEKLKPIQDQIAAIEKPYKDRLVEKKRAALEPTFANALAKDDKSRTDEEKRLAADARRMLSVQWDELVASLSPEDKARRAVLRQQMHRINLYEPEAIPQALSVADILQPVPTMNVLKGGNPHRLGAEVQPGVLSAIEGKDFNPEITPVGKSTGRRLALARWLTKPDHPLTARVMVNRLWHYHFGRGIVATPNDFGRNGQQPTHPELLDWLATEFVARGWSLKQMHKLIVLSNTYQQSSQGNSDAAKADPDNKLLWRMNRQRLDAEEIRDAVLAVNGTLNGQRGGPPIRVPLDPEVYDTIFTEYEPDNLWPVHPDVRQHARRSLYLLRKRNVRLPMLAAFDSPDMMNSCGARSVSVHALQSLTLMNSAFMLEQSKLLAQRLFEETAGVKTGRQEKMIAKLFELTLGRLPKAAEAQMAKTFLKEQTVILRQRIARGETVAQLKELKPVVDAATVAAWVDLCLSTYNLNEFVYLR; this is encoded by the coding sequence ATGAAGCACGCACGATTGCTCAAACTTGCGGGTTTGATGGCGGCACTGTTGTTACTGGCATTCTCCAAAACGCAAACTGCCAGTTCACAAATACTATCTACAAACAAAAAACCTTACTGGGCTTTTGTGAAGCCGGTTCGCCCAACTACCCCTTCAGTCAAAAATCAAGGCTGGATTCGTACGCCTATAGATGCTTTCGTTTTGGCCAAGCTGGAAGAAAAAGGATTGCAGCCCTCGCCGCCTGCCGATAAACGCACGCTGCTTCGACGAGTGACGTTTGACCTGACGGGATTGCCGCCTACACCCCTAGAAATCAGCGCTTTTCTCGCCGACAAATCGTCGAACGCGTATGAAAAAGTTGTAGATCAGTTGTTGGCTTCGCCGCATTACGGGGAACGATGGGCGCAGCATTGGCTGGATGTTGTCCGATTCGGAGAAACCAACGGTTTTGAGTTGGACGCAGACCGCGAACAGGCTTGGCGCTATCGCGATTACGTGGTCAATTCGGTGAATGCCGATAAGCCTTACAACCAATTCCTTGTCGAACAGATTGCAGGCGATGAACTTGATCCGGAAAGTTTCGAAATGCGCGTGGCTACTGGATTTTTGCGAGCCGGGCCGCAGCACGTTGTTTCAGGGAATCTGGATAAAGCAGAACTGCGGCAGGAATGGCTGACCGAAGTGATGTTTGGCGTCGGCAATGGAATTTTAGGGCTGACTGTTGGTTGCGCGCGATGCCATGACCACAAATTCGACCCAATTCCGCAAAACGATTTTTATCGGCTGCAGGCGTTTTTTGCCGCTTCTGACAATTTCGATTATCGGCATCCGACCAAAGAGCAGGAAAGCGCGTTTCAAACCGCGACGCGCGAGCAGCAGGAAAAGCTGAAGCCGATTCAGGATCAAATTGCCGCCATTGAAAAGCCTTATAAAGACCGGTTGGTCGAGAAAAAGCGTGCTGCGTTGGAGCCTACATTCGCCAATGCATTGGCAAAAGACGATAAGTCACGAACTGATGAAGAAAAGCGGTTGGCCGCAGATGCAAGGCGAATGCTGAGCGTTCAATGGGATGAACTGGTGGCTTCGCTTTCGCCGGAAGACAAAGCCAGGCGCGCGGTTTTACGCCAGCAAATGCATCGCATCAATTTGTACGAACCAGAAGCGATTCCGCAGGCGCTATCGGTTGCCGACATTCTGCAACCCGTTCCGACAATGAACGTGCTCAAAGGCGGCAATCCGCATCGTTTGGGCGCGGAGGTTCAGCCCGGAGTTTTGTCGGCGATTGAAGGCAAGGACTTCAACCCGGAAATCACACCTGTAGGGAAATCAACGGGGCGACGATTGGCATTGGCGCGTTGGTTGACGAAGCCGGATCATCCATTGACCGCGCGCGTGATGGTAAACCGTTTGTGGCATTACCATTTTGGCAGAGGCATTGTGGCGACGCCGAACGATTTCGGGCGTAATGGGCAACAACCGACGCATCCTGAGTTGCTGGACTGGCTGGCGACGGAATTTGTTGCGCGCGGTTGGAGCCTGAAGCAGATGCACAAACTGATTGTGCTGTCGAACACGTATCAGCAATCCAGCCAGGGAAATTCAGACGCGGCGAAGGCTGATCCGGATAACAAGCTGCTTTGGCGAATGAACCGGCAACGGCTGGATGCAGAAGAAATCAGAGACGCTGTGCTGGCGGTTAACGGGACGCTGAACGGTCAGCGAGGCGGCCCGCCGATTCGCGTGCCGCTTGATCCGGAAGTTTACGACACCATTTTTACCGAATATGAGCCGGATAATTTGTGGCCGGTTCACCCGGATGTTCGCCAGCACGCGCGGCGCAGTTTGTACCTGCTGCGCAAGCGCAACGTTCGATTGCCGATGCTGGCGGCGTTTGATTCGCCGGATATGATGAATTCCTGTGGAGCACGCAGCGTCAGCGTTCACGCACTGCAATCGCTGACGTTGATGAACAGCGCGTTTATGCTCGAACAAAGCAAACTTCTTGCGCAGCGGTTGTTTGAGGAAACTGCTGGTGTCAAAACCGGACGGCAAGAAAAGATGATTGCCAAGTTGTTTGAATTGACTCTTGGCAGATTACCGAAAGCGGCTGAAGCGCAAATGGCGAAAACGTTTTTGAAAGAGCAGACAGTCATCCTTCGCCAGCGAATCGCTCGCGGTGAAACCGTAGCTCAGTTGAAAGAATTGAAGCCCGTGGTAGATGCGGCGACAGTGGCTGCCTGGGTTGATCTATGTCTTTCGACGTACAACTTGAACGAGTTTGTTTACTTGCGGTAA
- a CDS encoding energy transducer TonB produces MKLRKKAFVSFTCALALAGNSVGVLAQDKAQQKTQTQSQVQRKVVVTTADGQTQEFNVESDGTVFVGPDGKKAQVTFSTSQNGSFTNVQGQVVTSQDGQNVKVIKTPDGKEVKIVTSQNGDGNFNWVVEPNGQGAAVFRSQDGTVHNFEGQNFTFVRGGNGQDFTYNFISSEMGFDNKLVKGAPFVADIENETVKTLADGNRIVHKNSGSIARDSEGRTRRETTISAIGSPSGGEPPKTVTINDPVAGTMFMLEPQSKTARKMGNIRMAAPLAAPTLDAPKRISVSGGTIQGSAIKRVQPTYPSVAKAAKASGAVQVQITISEEGKVIDAVAISGHPLLRDAALEAARQWEFKPTELSGKPVKVQSTLTFNFTLAGEENTSSSNGESNQMMKMRMPEMRMPAFNTNTESLGKQTIEGIEVEGKRSVTTIPVGAIGNERPIEIVSESWYSPELQTTIMSKRTDPTSGETTYRLVNIRRAEPDASLFQVPSDYTVKEGGFGVGTGFGMGVGAGGTFEVAPTMRKRTSNQ; encoded by the coding sequence ATGAAACTTCGCAAGAAAGCATTTGTCAGCTTTACCTGTGCATTGGCGTTGGCCGGAAATTCGGTTGGTGTTTTGGCACAGGACAAAGCCCAGCAAAAGACGCAAACCCAATCACAGGTTCAACGCAAAGTCGTCGTCACAACCGCTGACGGTCAAACTCAGGAATTCAACGTCGAAAGCGACGGAACCGTTTTTGTCGGTCCGGATGGCAAAAAAGCTCAAGTCACATTTTCCACCAGCCAAAATGGTTCGTTCACCAATGTTCAAGGACAGGTTGTCACTTCTCAAGATGGCCAGAATGTCAAAGTCATAAAGACTCCGGATGGAAAAGAAGTGAAAATTGTCACTTCGCAAAACGGTGACGGAAATTTTAACTGGGTCGTCGAACCAAACGGTCAGGGCGCGGCAGTTTTCCGCAGCCAGGATGGCACTGTCCACAACTTTGAAGGCCAGAACTTCACCTTCGTGCGTGGGGGCAACGGCCAGGATTTCACCTATAACTTCATTTCATCGGAAATGGGATTTGACAACAAACTGGTCAAAGGCGCCCCATTTGTAGCCGACATTGAAAACGAAACAGTCAAAACCTTGGCCGATGGCAACCGCATCGTTCACAAAAACAGCGGCTCGATTGCGCGCGATAGCGAAGGTCGCACTCGCCGGGAAACGACAATCAGCGCCATCGGTTCGCCCTCTGGCGGAGAGCCGCCCAAAACCGTGACAATCAACGATCCCGTTGCAGGCACGATGTTCATGCTGGAACCTCAAAGCAAGACTGCACGCAAAATGGGTAACATTCGTATGGCAGCCCCTTTGGCTGCTCCCACTCTCGATGCTCCGAAAAGAATCAGCGTCTCTGGCGGAACCATCCAAGGCAGCGCCATCAAGAGAGTTCAACCCACGTATCCTTCAGTCGCCAAAGCGGCTAAAGCCTCCGGCGCAGTTCAGGTACAAATCACAATTTCCGAAGAAGGAAAAGTGATTGATGCGGTGGCAATCAGCGGCCATCCGTTGCTGCGCGATGCTGCCCTGGAAGCCGCCAGACAGTGGGAATTCAAGCCAACTGAACTAAGCGGAAAACCGGTTAAAGTTCAAAGCACGTTGACATTCAACTTTACGCTCGCAGGCGAAGAAAACACTTCTTCTTCGAATGGTGAATCAAACCAGATGATGAAGATGCGCATGCCGGAGATGCGCATGCCGGCCTTCAATACCAACACCGAATCATTGGGCAAACAAACAATCGAAGGCATTGAAGTGGAAGGCAAACGCTCCGTCACCACGATTCCCGTCGGAGCCATCGGCAACGAACGCCCAATCGAAATCGTGTCCGAAAGCTGGTATTCGCCGGAACTCCAAACCACGATCATGAGCAAACGCACTGACCCGACTTCGGGCGAAACGACCTATCGGTTGGTGAACATTCGCCGCGCAGAGCCGGATGCTTCTCTCTTCCAGGTTCCGTCGGATTACACCGTTAAGGAAGGCGGTTTTGGCGTCGGCACCGGATTCGGAATGGGCGTGGGCGCTGGCGGTACTTTTGAAGTTGCACCAACAATGAGAAAACGAACTTCGAATCAATAA
- a CDS encoding RNA polymerase sigma factor yields MHANISDEELLRLTRNGDETAFVALYRRRHGGIYRFALRMSGSESVAEDVTQEVFLHLVRDNGKFDATRGSFQSYLFGIARNQVLRRIERERPFLSLVNAEEENEVPPIEGLVVSGDLLGDLTRRETIESVRQAVLALPAHYREVVVLCDLHELSYQEAAEILGCAIGTIRSRLHRARAILVERLQSLNAEPRTDLSNTNPAAPVFFESFV; encoded by the coding sequence ATGCACGCGAACATCAGCGACGAAGAATTGCTAAGACTTACGCGCAATGGCGATGAAACCGCTTTTGTCGCGCTGTATCGTCGCAGACATGGTGGCATATACCGCTTTGCATTGAGAATGAGCGGGTCGGAATCCGTCGCCGAAGACGTGACGCAGGAAGTGTTTCTGCATTTGGTGCGAGACAACGGGAAGTTCGATGCGACGCGCGGTTCTTTTCAATCATACCTGTTTGGCATTGCGCGCAATCAAGTGCTGCGGCGAATTGAACGCGAGCGCCCGTTTTTGTCGCTGGTCAACGCGGAAGAAGAAAACGAAGTGCCGCCGATTGAAGGCTTGGTTGTGTCTGGCGACCTGCTTGGCGATTTAACACGGCGCGAAACGATTGAATCCGTTCGTCAGGCAGTGTTGGCTTTGCCCGCTCATTATCGAGAAGTTGTCGTCCTTTGTGATCTGCATGAGTTGAGTTACCAGGAGGCGGCTGAGATTTTAGGCTGCGCGATTGGCACCATCCGCTCAAGATTGCATCGCGCGCGCGCGATTCTGGTTGAGCGGCTTCAATCTTTGAACGCTGAACCACGAACTGATTTAAGCAACACGAACCCCGCCGCCCCGGTTTTCTTTGAAAGCTTTGTTTGA
- a CDS encoding fatty acid desaturase, which produces MHFDSNVIKPTMDAPRWQDAIRKYQTPENWRSIWQIVNSVIPYLALWYLMIRSLSVSYALTLLLAWPASWLIMRIFILQHDCGHGSFFKSKKANDWVGTFCGFLTMVPYYQWRHEHAIHHATSGDLSRRGTGDINTLTVKEYQALSYWGKLQYRLYRHPAVFLLLGAIYNFVLLHRFVRWYSGKREARNVHLTNLTLLTIYTSLCLTIGVKSFFMIWIPLTMISGVTGIWLFYIQHQYENTYWRDKDEWDYVTAAVMGSSYYKLPRIIQWFSGNIGFHHIHHLSPKIPNYKLEQCHNEVPMFQQSPTIKFWESFKAGSLRLWDEDQKKLVSFRALKEK; this is translated from the coding sequence ATGCACTTTGACTCAAACGTGATTAAACCAACGATGGATGCTCCACGTTGGCAGGACGCCATCAGAAAATATCAAACGCCGGAAAACTGGCGCAGCATCTGGCAAATCGTCAACTCGGTCATTCCTTACCTGGCGTTGTGGTATTTAATGATTCGCAGTTTATCGGTTTCCTATGCCCTAACCTTGTTGCTCGCCTGGCCTGCTTCCTGGTTGATCATGCGAATTTTCATTCTGCAGCATGACTGCGGGCATGGTTCGTTCTTCAAATCGAAAAAAGCCAATGACTGGGTCGGAACCTTCTGCGGCTTTTTGACCATGGTTCCTTATTATCAATGGCGTCATGAACATGCCATCCACCATGCGACCTCAGGTGACCTGAGCCGTCGCGGAACCGGCGACATCAACACATTAACTGTCAAAGAATATCAGGCTCTTTCGTACTGGGGAAAATTGCAATACAGGCTTTATCGCCATCCGGCGGTTTTTCTGCTTCTTGGCGCTATTTATAATTTTGTCCTGCTTCACCGCTTTGTTCGGTGGTATTCCGGGAAACGCGAAGCTCGCAATGTGCACCTCACCAATCTGACGTTGCTGACGATTTACACCAGCTTGTGTCTGACCATTGGCGTGAAGTCATTTTTCATGATCTGGATTCCGTTAACAATGATCTCCGGCGTGACCGGCATCTGGCTGTTTTACATCCAGCATCAATACGAAAATACTTATTGGCGCGACAAAGATGAGTGGGATTACGTGACGGCTGCGGTGATGGGCAGCTCCTACTACAAATTGCCGCGAATCATTCAGTGGTTTTCCGGCAACATTGGCTTCCACCACATCCATCATTTAAGCCCGAAGATTCCGAACTACAAATTGGAGCAGTGTCACAATGAAGTTCCCATGTTCCAACAATCGCCGACCATCAAATTCTGGGAAAGTTTCAAAGCCGGCTCGCTCAGGTTATGGGACGAAGACCAAAAGAAGCTTGTTTCCTTTCGCGCGCTGAAAGAAAAATAA